The segment GTCCGAAATGTAAACAACGCCCCGAGGCAAGGGCCGATCCGGCGTAAAGCGTTGGTGATCGTTTCGTGACTGTGCTATATATGCCCGATTGCCGCACGGGTAGGGCCGGACGGTATCGGGGGTGTGTTTATGCTGCGTATGATTCGAAAGGCGGCTGTGGCGGCCGCTGCTATCCTGTCCTCGGCCATGCCGCTGTCGGCGGCCGTGATCATCAATTCGGCCAATAGCGGCTATAATTTCTCCATAGATTATACGGGTTACGTCAACAACGCGTCGACGAACCAGGTGAGCGCGTTCGCCGACTTCACCTTCAACGGCGTGACCAACAACGGGCTGACCTATAATTTCAGCTACACGATGACGAACGATTCGATCGTCGATTCGCGCATCCGTTCGTTCGGCTTCGACACCAGCGGCACGGTGACCAGCCTGACGGCGACCGGCGTCTATCCGTACACCGACCAGGACGGCCAGTTCCCGAGCTACGGGACGCTCGACCTCTGCTTCATCGCGACGAGCAACGGCCAGTGCAACGGCGGCCCCGGAGGCCTGACGTCCAATCCCGACCAATCGGGAACCGGGACCTTCGCGATCACCTTCGCCAATGTCATGGAAGCCGTGACGTTCGACAATTTCGCGGTCCGCTTCCAGTCGATCAACCCGACGGTCAACGGATCGAGCTCGGGCCTCGGCCTCGGATCGCTGGTCAGCGGCGGTGGCGGCAATCCGATCACCGCGCCGGAACCCGGCACTTGGCTGATGCTGCTGGTCGGTTTCGGGCTGGTCGGCCACATGCTGCGCCAGCAGCGTCGCTCGACCCTGTTCCCGCAGGCCGCCTGACCCCTTTTCAACGGCAGCGTTCGGCGTCATGGCATCGGTCATGACGCTGACGCCGCTGCTGCTCCTGATCTGCTCCAACATCTTCATGACGGTCGCCTGGTACGGCCATCTGAAGTTCACCGACGCGCGGCTGTGGATCGTGATCCTCGCCTCCTGGGGCATCGCGCTGATCGAATATTGCTTCGCGGTGCCGGCCAACCGGATCGGCTATCTGCACGGCTGGACCGCGGGCCAGCTCAAGATCACCCAGGAGATCGTGACGCTGCTGGTGTTCGCGCTGTTCGCCGTGGTCGTGCTGGGCGAGCAGCTCGGCTGGCGCCACCTGGGCGCCTTCGCCTGCATGATCGGCGCCGCCTGCTTCATGTTTCTGGGGCGAAACTGATCGCGATTGCACTCGCCGGACAGCCACCCCATATCCGCCCCTGCAAAGCATGGAGTAGGGCGCGATTTCCACGCCGGCTGGTTCCTTCAGCCTCGAAATCGCTAATAGGACGGATATGAGCGAACTCCCCAAATGGCACGGCACCACGATCCTGTCGGTGCGCAAGGGCGGCAAGGTGGTCGTCATCGGCGACGGCCAGGTATCGATGGGCAATACGGTGATGAAGCCCAACGCCCGCAAGGTCCGCAAGCTGGGCGACGGATCGGTGATCGGCGGCTTCGCGGGTGCGACGGCCGACGCCTTCACCTTGTTCGACCGGCTCGAACGCAAGCTGGAGCAGCATGGCGGGCAACTGCTGCGCGCCGCGGTCGAGCTGGCCAAGGACTGGCGGACCGACAAATATCTCCGCAACCTGGAGGCGATGATGATCGTCGCCGACAGGGAGGTCACCCTGATCCTGACCGGCAATGGCGACGTGCTCGAGCCGGTGGGCGGGGTCGCGGCGATCGGGTCGGGCGGCAATTTCGCCCTGTCGGCGGCGCGCGCGCTGGTCGATTATGAGGCCGATGCCGAGACGATCTGCCGCAAGGCGATGGCGATCGCCGCCGACCTGTGCGTCTTCACCAACGACAGCCTGACGATCGAGACGCTCGACAGCGCCGCCTGACGGCCCGGCGTCCCCGACGAACGAAAGCACCCCGAAGAATGAACGACAATCTCACCCCCAAGGCGATCGTCGCCGCGCTCGACGCGCATATCGTCGGCCAGGCCGACGCGAAGAAGGCCGTCGCGGTCGCGCTGCGCAACCGCTGGCGCCGGCAGCGGCTGCCCGAAACCCTCCGCGACGAGGTGACGCCCAAGAACATCCTGATGATCGGGCCGACCGGCTGCGGCAAGACCGAGATCAGTCGCCGGCTCGCCAAGCTGGCCGATGCGCCCTTCGTCAAGGTCGAGGCGACCAAGTTCACCGAGGTCGGCTATGTCGGCCGCGACGTCGAGCAGATCGCCCGCGACCTGGTCGAGGAGGCGGTGCGGCTGGAGAAGGAGCGTCGCCGCGCGGCGGTGAAGGACAAGGCCGAGGAGGCGGCGATGGCGCGCCTGCTGGACGCGCTGGTCGGCAAGGATGCGAGCGAGGCGACCCGGATGGCGTTCCGCCAGCGCTTCGAGGATCACCAGCTCGACGACAAGGAGATCGAGATCGAGGTCGAGGATAGCGGCGGCATGCCGCTGGAGATCCCCGGCATGGGCGGACAGGTCGGCATGATCAACCTGGGCGACATGATGGGCAAGGCGTTCGGCCAGGGCCGCACCAAGCGCCGCAAGATGACGGTCCGCGCCGCCTGGTCCAAGCTGGTCGACGAGGAGGCCGACAAGCGGCTCGACCAGGACGAGGTGAGCCGGGTGGCGTTGCAGGACGCCGAGCAGAACGGCATCGTCTTCCTCGACGAGATCGACAAGATCGCGGTCAGCGACGTGCGCGGCGGATCGGTGAGCCGCGAGGGCGTGCAGCGCGACCTGCTGCCGCTGATCGAGGGAACGACGGTCGCGACCAAATATGGGCCGCTCAAGACCGACCATATCCTGTTCATCGCGTCGGGCGCCTTCCATGTCGCCAAGCCGTCGGACCTGCTGCCCGAACTGCAGGGGCGCCTGCCGATCCGGGTCGAGCTCAAGGCGCTGACCGAGGCGGATTTCGTCCGCATCCTGTCCGACACGCGGGCGAGCCTGACCGAGCAGTATCGCGCGCTGATCGGCACCGAGGGCGTCGAGATCGGCTTCACCGACGACGGCATCGCCGCGATCGCGAAGATCGCCGCCGAGGTGAACGGCCAGATCGAGAATATCGGCGCGCGCCGGCTGTCGACGGTGATGGAGAAGCTGCTCGAGGAGGTGAGCTTCGACGCCGAGGACCGCAAGGGTACGGCGCTGACGATCGATGCGGCCTATGTCGACGCGCAGCTTCGCGAGGTGGCGCGGAACACCGACCTGTCGAAATATGTGCTGTAGGATTTCGCGCGTCATTCCAGCTTTCGCTGGGATGACATGTGGAAAACACCGCAAGGGGAATGCTGACCGATGACGATCACCATGTACGGCATCAAGAATTGCGACACGATCAAGAAGGCGCGCACCTGGCTCGAAGGGCGCGGCGTCGGCTATGATTTCCACGACTACAAGGCGTCGGGGATCGATCGGGCGACGCTGAAGAAATGGGCCGGCGTGGTCGGTTGGGAGGTGCTGCTCAACCGTGCCGGCACCACCTTCCGCAAGCTGCCCGACGCCGACCGCGCCGATATCGACGAGGCCAAGGCGATCGCGCTGATGGAAGCGCAGCCGTCGATGATCAAGCGGCCGGTGCTCGACGCCGGCGGCGAGCTGCTCGTCGGCTTCAAGCCCGACGCCTATGAGAAGACGCTCGGCTGATCAGAAGGCGGGCTGGGCCTGGCGATCGACGGTCGTCCGGTTCCGCCCATTCTCCTTCGACGCGTAGAGCGCCCGGTCGGCGCGCTTGAGGATGTCGGCGAGGATATGGTCGTCGGCGCCCATCGCCGCGACGCCGAAGCTGGCGGTCAGCCGCAGCGGCAGGTCGCCGATCTGCACCGCCATGATCCGCGTGCGAAGCGCCTCGACCAGGATGCGGGCCGTCTCGGCGTCGCTGCCGGGAAAGAGCAGGACGAATTCCTCGCCGCCGAAGCGGCCATAATGGTCGGCGGCGCCGAGCTGGTCGCGGAACAGGTCGGTGAGGCGACACAGCACCTCGTCGCCATGGCCATGGCCGTGGAGGTCGTTGATCTCCTTGAAATGGTCGACGTCGCAGATCGCGATCGACAGTGGCCGGCCGGTGGCGCGGGCCTCTTCCATCATGCGGCTGCCCGCGGCTTCGACCGCCCGCCGGTTCGGCGCGCCGGTCAGCGAGTCGGTCTCGGCGGTCAGGCGCAGCTTTTCGGCTAGGTCGCCGCCCATCAGGTAGAGCGAGAAGATGCCGGCTCCGACCGTCATCGCCGGCAGGCCGAGGAAGACGATGTAGGTATAGGCGCGGTCGAGGACGGCCGACTCGCCATTGCCCATCGCCGCCAGCACGATGCCGCCGGCCAGCTCGACCGCGGCGAGACCGAAGCAGGTGAAGATGATCGGCCGTTCCCCCAGCCGCAGCTTGCGGCCGGGATGCGCGAGCGCGGTCGTCACGCCGAACAGCAGCACCGCCGAAGCGTAGAGCGGGACGATGGCGCTGCGCATCCCCCGATCGGGATCGCCGATGCTGTACCAGAGGATCAGCAACAGCGCGGCGACATGGGTCGCGATCAGCGGGACCACGCGGGAAGGGAGGCCCGATCGCATCCGATAGGCCATGGCGGCGAGGATGGGCGGGGTCATCGCGATCGAGCTGACCGCCAGGTTGACCCAGCTATTGCCCTTGAAGAGGAAGAAGTAGGTGGCGTCGCTCGCATAGAGCAGCACGTTGCCGCCAAAGGCGCCGGCGAGCAGCATCGCCATCTTCGGCTGGCCCAATGTCCGCGCCGCGAGCAGCATTGCCACCGCGAGCAGGCCGTTGACGAGCAGCAGCACCGCGAAGATGAAGAAATCCACCGACACCGAGCCGGAAACTCCCCCCGAAAACCCCAGGACGTCATAGCCCTTCCGGAATGTGGCGTAAAATGAAGTTGTACCGTGGCGATAGGCCATTGGTCGAAGCGCGGCCGC is part of the Rhizorhabdus wittichii RW1 genome and harbors:
- a CDS encoding protein of unknown function DUF486 (PFAM: protein of unknown function DUF486) — translated: MASVMTLTPLLLLICSNIFMTVAWYGHLKFTDARLWIVILASWGIALIEYCFAVPANRIGYLHGWTAGQLKITQEIVTLLVFALFAVVVLGEQLGWRHLGAFACMIGAACFMFLGRN
- a CDS encoding arsenate reductase and related (PFAM: arsenate reductase and related) encodes the protein MTITMYGIKNCDTIKKARTWLEGRGVGYDFHDYKASGIDRATLKKWAGVVGWEVLLNRAGTTFRKLPDADRADIDEAKAIALMEAQPSMIKRPVLDAGGELLVGFKPDAYEKTLG
- a CDS encoding 20S proteasome, A and B subunits (PFAM: 20S proteasome, A and B subunits) — translated: MSELPKWHGTTILSVRKGGKVVVIGDGQVSMGNTVMKPNARKVRKLGDGSVIGGFAGATADAFTLFDRLERKLEQHGGQLLRAAVELAKDWRTDKYLRNLEAMMIVADREVTLILTGNGDVLEPVGGVAAIGSGGNFALSAARALVDYEADAETICRKAMAIAADLCVFTNDSLTIETLDSAA
- a CDS encoding heat shock protein HslVU, ATPase subunit HslU (TIGRFAM: heat shock protein HslVU, ATPase subunit HslU~PFAM: ATPase AAA-2 domain protein~SMART: AAA ATPase) produces the protein MNDNLTPKAIVAALDAHIVGQADAKKAVAVALRNRWRRQRLPETLRDEVTPKNILMIGPTGCGKTEISRRLAKLADAPFVKVEATKFTEVGYVGRDVEQIARDLVEEAVRLEKERRRAAVKDKAEEAAMARLLDALVGKDASEATRMAFRQRFEDHQLDDKEIEIEVEDSGGMPLEIPGMGGQVGMINLGDMMGKAFGQGRTKRRKMTVRAAWSKLVDEEADKRLDQDEVSRVALQDAEQNGIVFLDEIDKIAVSDVRGGSVSREGVQRDLLPLIEGTTVATKYGPLKTDHILFIASGAFHVAKPSDLLPELQGRLPIRVELKALTEADFVRILSDTRASLTEQYRALIGTEGVEIGFTDDGIAAIAKIAAEVNGQIENIGARRLSTVMEKLLEEVSFDAEDRKGTALTIDAAYVDAQLREVARNTDLSKYVL
- a CDS encoding diguanylate cyclase (TIGRFAM: diguanylate cyclase~PFAM: GGDEF domain containing protein), which produces MAYRHGTTSFYATFRKGYDVLGFSGGVSGSVSVDFFIFAVLLLVNGLLAVAMLLAARTLGQPKMAMLLAGAFGGNVLLYASDATYFFLFKGNSWVNLAVSSIAMTPPILAAMAYRMRSGLPSRVVPLIATHVAALLLILWYSIGDPDRGMRSAIVPLYASAVLLFGVTTALAHPGRKLRLGERPIIFTCFGLAAVELAGGIVLAAMGNGESAVLDRAYTYIVFLGLPAMTVGAGIFSLYLMGGDLAEKLRLTAETDSLTGAPNRRAVEAAGSRMMEEARATGRPLSIAICDVDHFKEINDLHGHGHGDEVLCRLTDLFRDQLGAADHYGRFGGEEFVLLFPGSDAETARILVEALRTRIMAVQIGDLPLRLTASFGVAAMGADDHILADILKRADRALYASKENGRNRTTVDRQAQPAF